A stretch of [Clostridium] scindens DNA encodes these proteins:
- a CDS encoding sodium:solute symporter family transporter: MGIKLTLLIVFFVVMVAVGLYSRKHARSVDGFVLGGRSVGPWLTAFAYGTSYFSAVVFVGYAGQFGWKYGLASTWIGIGNAVLGSLLAWVVLGRRTKVMSQHLKSKTMPDFFGERYGSKALKIMASAIVFVFLVPYTASIYNGLSRLFEMAFDIPYTYCVVVMAVFTGIYVILGGYMATAINDFIQGIIMLIGIVAVIAAVLSGQGGFIEAVRKMAELPSDVPVTMGQPGAFTSFFGPDPLNLLGVVILTSLGTWGLPQMIGKFYAIKDEKAINTGTVISTLFACVVAGGSYFLGGFGRLFDGKAIYDETGNVVFDRIIPHMLSSLPDILIGIVVVLVLSASMSTLASLVLTSSSTLTLDFLKDNVMKDMSEKKQVRTMQVLIVFFIVVSVVIALDPPTFIAQLMGISWGALAGAFLAPFLYGLYWRGVTKAAVWASFIAGVGITVSNMFFHYIASPINAGAIAMIAGLVVVPVVSVVTPKLKKERVEDIFSCYEEKVTITKKRSLEAN, encoded by the coding sequence ATGGGTATTAAGTTGACGCTGCTGATTGTATTTTTTGTTGTTATGGTGGCAGTAGGGCTTTATTCAAGGAAGCATGCAAGAAGCGTAGACGGATTCGTGCTGGGAGGGCGTTCTGTTGGGCCGTGGCTCACAGCATTTGCTTATGGGACCTCATATTTCTCTGCAGTTGTGTTTGTCGGATATGCCGGACAGTTTGGATGGAAGTATGGCTTGGCATCTACCTGGATCGGGATTGGGAATGCCGTGCTGGGGAGTCTGCTGGCGTGGGTCGTGCTGGGGCGCCGTACCAAGGTTATGAGCCAGCATCTGAAGTCTAAGACGATGCCAGACTTCTTCGGCGAAAGATATGGAAGCAAGGCGCTTAAAATTATGGCGTCTGCCATCGTATTCGTGTTCCTGGTGCCTTACACGGCATCTATCTATAACGGGCTCTCCAGATTATTTGAGATGGCCTTTGACATACCTTATACATACTGCGTAGTGGTGATGGCCGTATTTACAGGGATCTATGTAATTCTTGGAGGATACATGGCTACGGCGATCAACGATTTTATACAAGGAATCATCATGCTGATTGGCATTGTGGCTGTGATTGCCGCCGTGCTTAGCGGGCAGGGAGGCTTCATTGAGGCGGTAAGGAAGATGGCAGAACTTCCCAGCGATGTTCCGGTCACCATGGGACAGCCGGGGGCATTTACTTCTTTCTTCGGACCAGATCCTCTGAACCTGCTTGGCGTGGTAATCCTTACTTCCCTGGGTACCTGGGGACTTCCTCAGATGATCGGGAAATTCTATGCCATTAAGGACGAGAAGGCGATCAATACCGGAACGGTGATCTCGACTCTATTTGCCTGCGTGGTCGCCGGCGGAAGCTACTTTCTGGGGGGATTCGGACGCCTGTTTGACGGTAAGGCGATCTATGATGAGACGGGGAATGTGGTGTTTGACAGGATCATCCCGCATATGCTGTCATCCCTGCCGGATATTCTGATCGGCATCGTCGTGGTGCTGGTGCTGTCGGCTTCGATGTCCACTCTGGCATCTCTGGTACTGACGTCCAGTTCTACGCTTACGCTGGACTTCCTGAAGGATAATGTGATGAAGGATATGAGCGAGAAGAAGCAGGTGCGGACCATGCAGGTGCTGATCGTATTCTTTATCGTTGTTTCTGTAGTGATCGCATTAGATCCGCCGACCTTTATCGCCCAGTTGATGGGAATCTCCTGGGGGGCTTTGGCAGGCGCGTTCCTTGCGCCGTTCCTGTACGGACTGTACTGGAGGGGCGTGACAAAGGCTGCAGTATGGGCCAGCTTTATTGCTGGTGTAGGCATTACCGTATCCAACATGTTCTTCCACTATATTGCATCCCCGATCAATGCAGGAGCCATCGCTATGATCGCAGGACTGGTGGTAGTGCCGGTAGTCAGCGTGGTAACGCCAAAGCTTAAGAAGGAGCGGGTAGAGGATATCTTCAGCTGCTACGAAGAGAAGGTAACCATTACAAAGAAACGTTCGCTGGAAGCTAATTAA
- a CDS encoding methylglyoxal synthase has protein sequence MLEDNYVTFEIGKAKHIALVAHDGKKKELVDWCDKNKDVLKSHFLCGTGTTARLIAERTGLPVKGYNSGPLGGDQQIGAKIVEGQIDFMIFLWDPLEAQPHDPDVKALLRIAVVYDIPIANNLATADFMLNSKFMNDTYSRRVENFNKTIQERVEKMK, from the coding sequence ATGTTAGAAGATAATTATGTAACATTTGAAATAGGCAAAGCAAAGCATATTGCACTGGTAGCCCATGATGGCAAGAAAAAGGAACTGGTAGACTGGTGCGACAAGAACAAGGATGTGCTGAAAAGCCACTTCCTGTGCGGAACCGGAACCACGGCCAGACTGATCGCGGAGAGGACAGGCCTCCCGGTCAAAGGATACAACAGTGGCCCGCTGGGCGGCGACCAGCAGATCGGCGCCAAGATCGTGGAAGGCCAGATTGACTTCATGATCTTCCTGTGGGATCCTCTTGAGGCCCAGCCTCATGACCCGGATGTCAAGGCTCTGCTTAGGATCGCAGTCGTATATGACATCCCGATTGCCAACAACCTGGCTACCGCGGACTTTATGCTGAATTCCAAGTTTATGAATGATACTTACAGCCGCAGGGTGGAGAATTTCAATAAGACGATCCAGGAGCGGGTGGAGAAGATGAAGTAA